The following proteins are co-located in the Flavobacterium sp. CECT 9288 genome:
- a CDS encoding N-acetylmuramoyl-L-alanine amidase, with translation MASIAVFSQSKDKFIVILDAGHGGKDPGNSYHGFIEKEIALKTTLQLEKHLNEDPDIKVIHTRKSDVFIELKDRPHKANSLHADLFISIHCNSVKNPVPYGTETFVMGLTRSKGNLEIAKQENSVILLEKDYKRSYKGFDPKNPETLIGLKILQEDYLDRSIRLASKIEGNFIHKLNRKSRGIKQTPLWVLDAAYMPSVLIELGFLSNKSEGAYLNSAEGQKNMAQAIASAIIAYKKEYFDTSSSNDNDDLKEVSKTKSSPVDKKSTFKGTLSDINSKQSKTNVVFKVQFASGNKKLDLKPQNFKGLKDVSVQSSSGSLFTYFYGEANTYAAAKEDLKKVQLKGYTTAYIVAFQNGKNISIKEALKLL, from the coding sequence ATGGCAAGCATAGCTGTTTTTTCTCAATCAAAAGATAAATTTATTGTTATCCTTGATGCTGGTCATGGAGGTAAAGATCCTGGAAATTCTTACCATGGATTTATAGAAAAAGAAATTGCACTAAAAACAACTTTGCAACTCGAAAAACATTTGAATGAAGATCCAGATATTAAGGTGATTCATACCAGGAAATCGGATGTGTTTATTGAACTTAAAGACCGACCACACAAAGCAAATAGTCTGCATGCAGATTTGTTTATTTCCATTCATTGTAATTCAGTGAAAAATCCTGTGCCTTATGGGACAGAGACATTTGTAATGGGTTTGACCCGAAGCAAAGGAAATCTTGAAATTGCCAAACAAGAGAATTCTGTTATTTTATTAGAGAAAGATTACAAAAGAAGCTATAAAGGATTTGATCCTAAAAATCCAGAAACATTAATAGGTTTAAAAATTTTACAAGAAGATTACTTAGATCGGAGTATTCGATTGGCATCAAAAATAGAGGGTAATTTTATACACAAACTCAATCGAAAATCTCGAGGTATCAAACAAACTCCATTGTGGGTGTTAGATGCAGCGTACATGCCAAGTGTTTTAATTGAGCTTGGTTTTTTAAGCAATAAAAGCGAAGGGGCTTATCTCAACTCTGCGGAAGGACAAAAAAACATGGCACAAGCAATTGCATCTGCCATAATTGCTTACAAAAAAGAATACTTTGATACAAGTTCTTCAAATGACAATGATGATTTGAAAGAAGTTTCAAAAACGAAATCATCCCCTGTAGATAAAAAATCAACGTTTAAGGGAACTTTATCAGACATAAATTCTAAACAATCTAAAACTAATGTTGTTTTTAAAGTGCAATTTGCATCGGGTAATAAAAAGTTGGATTTAAAGCCTCAGAACTTTAAAGGTTTAAAAGACGTTTCAGTTCAATCTAGCTCTGGATCTTTGTTTACTTATTTTTATGGAGAAGCAAATACGTATGCTGCGGCCAAAGAAGATTTGAAAAAGGTTCAATTAAAAGGTTATACAACTGCTTATATTGTAGCGTTTCAGAACGGAAAAAATATAAGTATTAAAGAAGCACTTAAATTATTATAA
- a CDS encoding MlaD family protein, protein MKISREIKTAILVIASISLFIWGYSFLKGKDLFTDYKTFFVEYNSVEGLTSSAPVTLNGLIIGKVSSITINANTGKLLVELQLKTDFPISKSSIASLYEPSFIGGKQIAIMPNFNDKELAIEGQFFQSGIKLGLTDKVGDQLAPLQDKLEKLLGNTDKLISGLNNVLDEKGQADIKLTLAELSQTVAEFHKLSTSVNDLLATNKTQINGVVTNLNKVSGNFSKISDSLNKADLGKTVKNLNATLSRVDGIMLNLESGKGTIGKLLKDESFYQNIKTSTKELELLLQDIRLYPTRYVNISVFGKKNKPYVGPENDTIKLK, encoded by the coding sequence TTGAAAATATCACGAGAAATTAAAACTGCAATTTTAGTTATTGCATCCATATCACTTTTTATTTGGGGTTACAGTTTTTTAAAAGGAAAAGACTTGTTTACGGATTATAAAACTTTTTTTGTAGAGTATAATAGTGTTGAAGGTCTTACGTCATCTGCTCCGGTAACTCTTAATGGCTTGATTATAGGTAAGGTAAGCAGTATTACTATTAATGCAAATACAGGTAAACTGCTTGTAGAGTTACAATTGAAAACTGATTTTCCTATTTCAAAAAGTAGTATAGCATCACTTTATGAGCCAAGTTTTATTGGCGGTAAGCAAATAGCGATTATGCCTAATTTCAATGATAAAGAATTAGCTATTGAAGGTCAGTTTTTTCAAAGCGGAATTAAGCTTGGTTTAACCGATAAAGTAGGAGATCAATTAGCGCCTTTGCAAGACAAACTTGAAAAATTATTAGGTAATACGGATAAATTAATTTCAGGATTGAATAATGTTTTAGATGAAAAAGGTCAAGCTGATATCAAATTGACTCTTGCTGAATTGAGTCAAACAGTGGCTGAGTTTCATAAACTTTCAACTAGTGTGAATGATTTATTAGCTACTAATAAAACACAAATTAATGGTGTTGTAACTAATTTGAATAAAGTTTCAGGTAATTTTTCAAAAATTTCAGATTCACTAAATAAGGCTGATTTAGGGAAAACAGTTAAAAATTTAAATGCTACCTTGAGTCGTGTTGATGGTATCATGCTCAATTTAGAGTCAGGCAAGGGAACTATTGGTAAATTATTAAAGGATGAATCTTTTTATCAAAATATTAAAACATCTACTAAAGAGTTAGAGCTGCTTCTCCAAGATATTAGGTTGTATCCTACTAGATACGTGAATATTTCAGTGTTTGGAAAGAAAAATAAACCATACGTTGGGCCGGAAAATGACACCATTAAATTAAAGTAA